One Paroedura picta isolate Pp20150507F chromosome 3, Ppicta_v3.0, whole genome shotgun sequence genomic window carries:
- the SMIM36 gene encoding small integral membrane protein 36 translates to MDILEIDPVTLNLVILVVSYVILLLVFLISCVLYDCRGKDPSKEYAPETPTEPQPPIRLVVMQQGNSGPCWSKGLVHAYENSSGPPGKRTTVV, encoded by the coding sequence ATGGATATTTTGGAAATTGACCCAGTTACCTTGAATTTGGTCATCCTTGTAGTTAGCTATGTCATCCTGCTTTTGGTTTTCCTAATTTCTTGTGTGCTGTATGACTGCAGGGGGAAAGATCCCAGCAAAGAATATGCTCCGGAGACCCCAACAGAACCTCAGCCTCCAATCCGTCTCGTGGTGATGCAGCAAGGGAATTCAGGACCCTGCTGGAGTAAAGGACTTGTCCACGCTTATGAAAATTCTTCAGGCCCACCAGGGAAAAGGACTACAGTTGTTTAA